One part of the Acinetobacter sp. XS-4 genome encodes these proteins:
- a CDS encoding RNA pyrophosphohydrolase: MIDSEGFRPNVGIILANDDGQVLWAKRIGHNAWQFPQGGIQFGETPEQALFRELREEIGLLPEHVQIIAQTKGWLRYRLPHRYIRSDSDPVCIGQKQKWFLLKLTAHAKNIQLNLSDPPEFDEWQWVSYWYPLGQVVNFKRDVYRKAMVELCTQLPMQQLP; this comes from the coding sequence ATGATCGATTCAGAAGGTTTCCGACCGAATGTCGGGATCATTTTGGCAAACGATGATGGACAGGTTTTATGGGCAAAGCGCATTGGTCACAATGCTTGGCAATTTCCACAAGGAGGCATTCAGTTTGGAGAAACTCCTGAACAGGCACTTTTTCGAGAACTGAGAGAAGAAATCGGCTTATTGCCCGAACATGTCCAGATCATTGCGCAAACCAAAGGATGGCTGCGTTATCGTTTGCCACATCGGTACATTCGGTCAGACTCTGACCCCGTATGTATCGGACAGAAACAAAAATGGTTTTTACTGAAATTAACTGCGCATGCAAAAAATATTCAGTTAAACCTCTCCGACCCGCCCGAATTCGATGAATGGCAGTGGGTTAGCTATTGGTATCCCCTTGGACAAGTGGTGAACTTCAAGCGTGATGTTTATCGCAAAGCCATGGTGGAGTTGTGTACACAGTTGCCGATGCAACAATTACCCTAA
- the ptsP gene encoding phosphoenolpyruvate--protein phosphotransferase translates to MSNMQLDTLRRIVQEVNASVSLHESLDTMVNQVAEAMKVDVCSIYLLDERNQRYVLMASKGLNPESVGHVSLQLGEGLVGLVGQREEIVNLDNAPKHERFMYLPETGEEIYNSFLGVPVMYRRKVMGVLVVQNKLPQDFSEAAESFLVTLCAQLSGVIAHAHAVGNIDVFRKPSNGPAYKTFQGASGAGGVALGRAIILYPPADLASVPDREAEDISHELRLLDQAISSVRLEIRSLDEKMHDSLMAEERALFSVFLRMLDENALPAEIKELIRDGHWAQGAVRRVIEKHSALFAQMEDDYLRERVSDLKDLGRRILAFLQEEDSSHRELSPDSILIGEEISTAALVELPVDNIAAIVTSEGAANSHMVIVARALGIPTVVGVTELPVNTLDDAEMIVDAYQGRVFVNPPRRLRQRYKEIQKEDEQIAKDLKQYETKEAITPDGVSVQLYVNTGLMIDVVRGVQRGAQGVGLYRSEIPFMLRERFPGEEEQRAIYRQQLSHFANKPVVMRTLDIGADKDLPYFSIEEENSALGWRGIRFTLDHPEIFSSQIRAMLKASIGLNNLHILLPMVTTVSEVEEVLYLLERDWIAVQEEEQVKITKPKIGIMVEVPSVLLQIDEFAELVDFFSVGSNDLTQYLLAVDRNNPHVANVYSHFHPSILRALTRLVKECHDHKKPISICGEMAGDPLSAILLMAMGFNTLSMSSSNILRVRKAICHVPMTDAQKLLDDVMKMNNPLIVKSWLEYYFKTHGLADMVKSNRIVNV, encoded by the coding sequence ATGTCAAACATGCAACTCGACACTTTACGGCGCATTGTCCAAGAGGTTAATGCGTCCGTCAGTTTGCATGAATCATTAGACACCATGGTCAATCAGGTTGCTGAAGCCATGAAAGTGGATGTTTGCTCTATTTATTTACTCGATGAACGCAATCAGCGCTATGTATTGATGGCCTCTAAAGGCTTAAACCCAGAATCTGTAGGTCATGTTTCGCTGCAACTCGGTGAAGGCTTAGTCGGTCTGGTCGGGCAGCGTGAAGAAATTGTTAACCTTGACAATGCACCAAAACATGAGCGTTTCATGTATTTACCTGAAACAGGTGAAGAAATTTACAACTCATTCCTTGGCGTACCTGTCATGTATCGTCGTAAGGTTATGGGTGTTTTGGTTGTACAAAACAAACTTCCTCAAGATTTTAGTGAAGCTGCGGAGTCATTTTTAGTTACTCTGTGTGCTCAGCTTTCTGGTGTTATTGCCCACGCTCACGCAGTTGGAAATATTGACGTATTTCGTAAACCAAGCAATGGCCCTGCCTATAAAACCTTTCAAGGTGCTTCAGGTGCGGGCGGTGTTGCTTTAGGTCGCGCTATTATTTTATATCCACCTGCCGATTTAGCTTCAGTACCTGACCGCGAAGCGGAAGATATTAGTCATGAACTTCGACTTCTAGATCAAGCCATTTCATCAGTTCGTTTAGAGATTCGTTCTTTAGATGAAAAAATGCATGATTCTTTAATGGCTGAAGAACGCGCTTTATTTAGTGTTTTCTTAAGAATGCTAGATGAAAATGCATTGCCAGCCGAAATTAAGGAACTTATTCGTGACGGGCATTGGGCACAAGGTGCAGTACGCCGCGTAATAGAAAAGCACTCGGCCCTATTTGCGCAAATGGAAGATGACTATCTTCGTGAGCGAGTTTCTGATCTTAAAGATTTAGGCCGACGTATTTTAGCCTTTTTGCAAGAAGAAGACTCTAGCCACCGTGAGCTGAGCCCAGACAGTATTTTAATTGGTGAAGAAATCAGTACTGCGGCACTCGTAGAGCTGCCGGTAGACAATATTGCAGCAATTGTAACTTCAGAAGGTGCAGCCAACTCACATATGGTGATTGTGGCCCGTGCATTAGGTATTCCAACCGTAGTTGGTGTAACCGAACTGCCTGTTAATACACTTGATGATGCAGAAATGATTGTGGATGCTTATCAAGGCCGCGTTTTTGTCAATCCTCCACGTCGTTTACGCCAACGTTATAAAGAAATTCAAAAAGAAGATGAACAAATCGCAAAAGATCTCAAACAATACGAGACCAAAGAAGCAATTACGCCAGATGGGGTGTCTGTTCAGCTTTATGTGAACACGGGCCTCATGATTGATGTCGTCCGCGGAGTACAACGTGGCGCGCAAGGTGTTGGTCTATATCGAAGTGAAATTCCATTCATGTTACGGGAACGTTTCCCTGGTGAAGAAGAACAACGTGCAATCTATCGTCAACAGTTAAGCCACTTCGCCAATAAACCTGTGGTAATGCGGACTCTGGATATTGGTGCCGATAAAGACTTGCCTTACTTCAGTATTGAAGAAGAAAACTCGGCATTAGGATGGCGTGGTATTCGTTTCACACTCGATCATCCAGAGATTTTTTCATCTCAAATTCGCGCCATGCTTAAAGCCAGTATTGGTTTAAATAATTTGCATATTTTATTGCCAATGGTGACTACAGTAAGTGAAGTCGAAGAAGTACTTTATTTACTTGAGCGTGACTGGATTGCGGTGCAAGAAGAAGAGCAAGTTAAAATTACCAAGCCTAAAATTGGAATTATGGTTGAGGTGCCAAGCGTATTGCTACAAATTGATGAGTTTGCTGAACTCGTCGATTTCTTCTCTGTAGGTTCAAACGACTTAACCCAATATTTACTTGCGGTTGATCGTAATAATCCACATGTGGCAAACGTTTACTCGCATTTCCACCCTTCTATTTTACGTGCTTTAACTCGCCTGGTTAAAGAATGCCATGATCACAAAAAACCAATCAGTATTTGTGGTGAAATGGCCGGTGATCCATTATCGGCAATTTTACTCATGGCGATGGGCTTTAATACGCTTTCGATGAGTTCGAGTAACATTTTGCGAGTACGAAAAGCAATTTGTCATGTACCTATGACAGACGCACAAAAATTACTTGATGATGTTATGAAAATGAATAATCCGCTCATTGTGAAAAGCTGGCTTGAGTATTATTTTAAAACTCACGGCCTAGCCGACATGGTCAAATCAAATCGAATCGTAAATGTTTAA
- the katG gene encoding catalase/peroxidase HPI: MSDESKCPFSGHTKPQVTIGGGTPSLHWWPKQLRVDLLNQHSERSNPLGKDFNYRQEFQKLDYYTLKADIKNVLTDSQDWWPADWGNYTGLFIRLAWHAAGTYRMGDGRGGAGRGQQRFAPLNSWPDNASLDKARRLLWPVKQKYGQKISWADLFILAGNIALESSGFRTFGFGAGREDVWEPDNDVNWGDEKEWLAHRNSEALEGSNLAATEMGLIYVNPEGPQASGDPKSAAPFIRATFGNMAMDDEEIVALIAGGHTLGKTHGAASADHVQADPEGGPIEQMGLGWSNSFGTGVGKDAITSGLEVIWSQTPTQWSNYFFENLFKYEWVQERSPAGAIQWVAADAEAIIPDPFDPSIKRKPTMLTTDLTLRFDPEFEKISRRFHNDPQAFANAFARAWFKLTHRDMGPKARYLGPEVPAEDLIWQDPLPVASVVPSATSIADAKAKIVALGLSAGELVSLGWASASTFRGGDKRGGANGARIALSPQRDWEVNQKAVTTLSKIEEIKASTQLSLADLIVLAGNIGVEQAAQAAGFNISVPFASGRVDALQSQTDVESFQLLLGLADGFRNWKKDGVSAATEALLIDKAQQLTLTAPELTALIGGLRVLGTNWDGSQHGVFSQQVGVLSTDFFTNLLDMSTVWAPVDSTSEVFEGKDRKTGTVKFTATRNDLVFGSNSILRALVEVYAQADGKEKFVQDFVAAWTKVMNLDRFDLA; this comes from the coding sequence ATGTCAGACGAATCAAAATGCCCTTTTTCAGGTCATACAAAACCGCAAGTAACGATCGGTGGTGGTACGCCTAGTTTACATTGGTGGCCAAAACAACTACGCGTTGACTTGCTGAATCAACATTCAGAACGTTCTAATCCACTCGGTAAAGATTTTAATTATCGTCAAGAATTTCAAAAACTCGACTACTACACACTCAAAGCTGATATCAAAAATGTATTAACCGATTCTCAAGATTGGTGGCCAGCCGATTGGGGAAATTATACAGGCTTATTTATTCGTTTAGCATGGCATGCTGCCGGCACATATCGTATGGGCGATGGTCGTGGTGGTGCTGGTCGCGGTCAGCAACGTTTTGCACCATTAAATAGTTGGCCTGACAATGCGAGCTTAGATAAAGCACGCCGCCTGCTGTGGCCCGTTAAACAAAAATATGGTCAAAAAATATCGTGGGCAGATTTATTTATTCTTGCCGGTAATATTGCGCTTGAGTCTTCTGGCTTCCGTACCTTTGGTTTTGGTGCAGGTCGTGAAGATGTGTGGGAACCAGACAACGATGTAAACTGGGGCGATGAAAAAGAATGGTTAGCTCACCGAAACTCTGAAGCATTGGAAGGCAGCAATCTCGCTGCAACCGAAATGGGTCTAATTTATGTAAATCCTGAAGGCCCACAAGCCAGTGGTGATCCAAAATCGGCTGCACCGTTTATTCGTGCGACTTTTGGCAACATGGCAATGGATGACGAAGAAATTGTTGCATTGATTGCAGGTGGTCATACTTTAGGTAAAACCCACGGTGCTGCCTCTGCTGACCATGTTCAGGCTGATCCTGAAGGCGGGCCAATTGAACAGATGGGCTTGGGTTGGTCAAATAGCTTTGGTACAGGTGTTGGTAAAGACGCAATCACTTCTGGCTTAGAAGTCATTTGGTCACAAACGCCAACACAATGGAGCAATTACTTCTTTGAAAACTTATTCAAATACGAGTGGGTACAAGAACGTTCACCTGCTGGTGCAATTCAATGGGTAGCAGCCGATGCCGAGGCGATCATCCCAGATCCATTCGATCCATCAATTAAACGTAAACCAACAATGCTTACTACAGATTTGACCTTACGTTTTGATCCTGAGTTTGAAAAAATCTCTCGTCGCTTCCATAACGACCCACAAGCCTTTGCCAATGCTTTTGCCCGTGCATGGTTCAAATTAACTCACCGCGATATGGGTCCAAAAGCACGTTATTTAGGTCCTGAAGTTCCAGCTGAAGATTTAATTTGGCAAGATCCATTACCTGTTGCTAGTGTTGTACCATCAGCTACCAGCATTGCTGATGCAAAAGCAAAAATTGTTGCGCTAGGGCTATCGGCTGGCGAGTTGGTTTCTCTGGGTTGGGCTTCAGCGTCAACTTTCCGTGGTGGAGACAAGCGTGGTGGAGCAAACGGCGCACGTATTGCTTTATCTCCACAACGTGATTGGGAGGTAAACCAAAAAGCAGTTACGACTTTAAGTAAAATTGAAGAAATTAAAGCCTCAACTCAACTGTCATTAGCTGATCTAATTGTGCTAGCAGGTAACATTGGTGTAGAGCAAGCTGCTCAAGCGGCAGGTTTCAACATTAGCGTTCCATTTGCCTCTGGTCGTGTTGATGCATTACAAAGTCAAACTGATGTCGAATCGTTCCAATTGCTCCTCGGCCTTGCTGATGGTTTTAGAAACTGGAAAAAAGACGGAGTCAGCGCAGCAACTGAAGCATTATTAATTGATAAAGCACAACAACTGACTTTGACTGCACCTGAGTTAACCGCATTGATTGGTGGTCTACGCGTACTGGGAACTAACTGGGATGGTTCGCAACACGGCGTATTCTCTCAGCAGGTTGGTGTCCTCAGCACAGACTTCTTTACGAACTTACTCGACATGTCTACTGTATGGGCACCTGTTGATTCAACAAGCGAAGTATTTGAAGGCAAAGACCGCAAAACAGGCACCGTAAAATTTACTGCAACACGCAATGATTTAGTGTTCGGTTCAAACTCAATATTGCGTGCACTAGTAGAGGTTTATGCTCAAGCAGATGGTAAAGAAAAATTTGTTCAAGACTTTGTAGCGGCATGGACTAAAGTCATGAACCTAGATCGTTTTGACTTAGCTTAA
- a CDS encoding MBL fold metallo-hydrolase has translation MKDKPTLTYQLPTQSCWTHTWIKPPFYHPESGRESDTRFYNQQPKSPARGSKELLRWLVTRESFTWNVDIQNEYDTRVNTAVALPQNRPQADLDDWQVWFVGHATVLIQIGPYNFITDPVWCDYASPSQGRGPRRVCPAGFALEQLPTIHGVLLSHNHYDHMDLATLEWLHKKFAMPIYTGLGNGFYLPKEFHVIEMDWWQEIPYHELRIIYTPAQHGSGRGLRDQNKALWGGFSVVAKTGHCFFAGDTGYAGHFKQIHTRYGAPRVALLPIGAYEPRKLMSYVHMNPQDAVHAHLDLQAHRSLAIHYRTFQLTDEDREDPEHALGQAIKASSKLANPFYCIREGHKLTV, from the coding sequence ATGAAAGACAAGCCGACATTAACATATCAATTGCCGACTCAGTCCTGTTGGACGCATACATGGATAAAACCTCCTTTTTATCATCCCGAGTCAGGGCGTGAATCTGATACACGTTTTTATAACCAACAGCCTAAATCGCCGGCTAGAGGCTCAAAAGAGCTATTACGTTGGTTAGTTACGCGTGAGTCTTTTACATGGAACGTTGATATTCAAAATGAATACGATACCCGTGTAAATACAGCTGTGGCATTGCCCCAAAATCGTCCTCAGGCGGATTTAGATGATTGGCAAGTTTGGTTTGTTGGGCATGCAACGGTATTGATTCAGATCGGGCCTTATAACTTTATTACCGATCCTGTATGGTGTGATTATGCAAGCCCTTCACAGGGTCGTGGACCTCGCCGTGTGTGTCCAGCAGGTTTTGCATTAGAACAATTGCCGACGATTCATGGTGTTCTACTCAGCCATAATCATTATGATCACATGGATTTGGCTACGCTTGAGTGGCTGCATAAGAAATTTGCAATGCCGATTTACACTGGACTCGGGAATGGCTTTTATTTACCCAAAGAGTTTCATGTGATCGAGATGGATTGGTGGCAAGAAATTCCATATCACGAATTAAGAATAATCTATACACCTGCACAGCATGGCTCCGGTCGCGGTCTACGCGACCAGAATAAAGCGCTCTGGGGCGGCTTTTCGGTTGTAGCTAAAACAGGCCATTGTTTTTTTGCTGGTGATACGGGTTATGCGGGGCATTTTAAGCAAATCCATACGCGTTATGGCGCACCACGTGTTGCATTGCTTCCAATCGGAGCTTATGAACCTCGCAAGTTAATGAGTTATGTTCATATGAACCCTCAAGATGCTGTGCATGCGCATTTAGATTTACAAGCTCATCGTTCTCTTGCGATTCATTATCGAACTTTCCAGTTGACCGACGAAGACCGAGAAGATCCTGAACATGCATTGGGACAGGCGATTAAAGCTTCATCGAAACTTGCGAATCCTTTTTATTGCATTCGAGAAGGACATAAATTGACTGTGTAA
- the hcaR gene encoding DNA-binding transcriptional regulator HcaR gives MELRHLRYFITVAEELNFSKAALKLFTAQPSLSQQIKDLEEDVGVRLLNRTKRKVELTEEGVVFLEHARLTLAQAEKAVALARQVSKAKQQLLRIGFVPIAEMKIFPYVLPNLRLQHPDLIIELSNLNNTEQLKSLKKGELDITFTRENTDTDEIQSQFVLTEPLIFLLPKNHPLTQYDRIPVHALQGVDFIIPAAEQSQTLHNTILDFAKTHNIDLNIVQKADSMLFNINSIGSGLGCTILPAYVAPLGIKNTVVRPLDIELPTLDLFVNYRKNSQSLGVQKFIDQLTKVFHLDKNLNHT, from the coding sequence ATGGAACTACGCCATCTCCGATATTTCATTACCGTTGCTGAAGAATTAAATTTTAGTAAAGCCGCTCTTAAACTTTTTACAGCACAACCCTCCCTTAGCCAACAGATTAAAGATTTAGAAGAAGATGTTGGAGTACGACTTTTAAATCGCACTAAACGTAAAGTTGAGTTAACCGAAGAAGGTGTCGTCTTTTTAGAACATGCTCGTCTCACCCTTGCTCAAGCTGAAAAAGCAGTTGCTCTGGCACGACAGGTTTCTAAGGCTAAGCAGCAACTGTTACGTATTGGTTTTGTCCCCATTGCAGAAATGAAAATTTTCCCTTACGTTCTTCCTAATCTGCGATTACAGCACCCCGATCTCATCATTGAACTATCTAACCTAAACAATACTGAACAACTTAAATCCTTAAAAAAAGGTGAGTTAGACATTACCTTTACTCGAGAAAATACAGATACCGATGAGATCCAAAGCCAATTTGTTTTGACTGAACCTCTGATTTTTTTACTCCCAAAGAATCATCCACTTACTCAGTATGACCGAATTCCTGTCCATGCCTTACAAGGTGTTGACTTTATTATCCCTGCTGCCGAGCAGTCACAAACATTACATAACACTATTTTAGACTTTGCCAAAACTCACAATATTGACCTGAATATTGTCCAAAAAGCAGATAGCATGTTATTTAATATTAACTCTATTGGCTCTGGATTAGGTTGTACAATTTTACCTGCCTACGTTGCACCTTTAGGAATCAAAAATACAGTAGTTCGCCCGCTCGATATCGAGTTACCAACATTGGATTTATTCGTAAATTACCGTAAAAACTCACAGTCTTTAGGCGTCCAAAAATTCATTGACCAACTCACTAAAGTATTTCATCTGGATAAAAACTTAAATCACACTTAA
- a CDS encoding DUF1345 domain-containing protein — protein MVAVFQHLGRSVLNRPHFFIALFMGFITATILTWLTSWKWSTVLLVSWNTSISIYLLHVWQLMKSADHSQMQQQAQKQDESKWVIMLIVLLALTMCLVAILIQLSQLPSEHSAKLGHVALALLTIVSAWLFMHTVFALHYAHDFYMALSRNEENGGLDFPGTKQPTYPDFLYFSYIIGTSAQTADVSITTKHMRLLNLFHAVLSFGFNTTILAICINVAAGFITN, from the coding sequence ATGGTTGCAGTATTTCAACATCTTGGACGTAGTGTACTAAACCGCCCTCATTTCTTTATTGCTTTATTCATGGGATTTATTACAGCAACTATTCTGACATGGTTAACCTCATGGAAATGGTCAACTGTTTTATTAGTCAGCTGGAATACTTCCATTAGTATATATTTACTACATGTTTGGCAGCTCATGAAAAGTGCTGATCATTCACAAATGCAGCAGCAAGCCCAAAAACAAGACGAAAGCAAATGGGTCATTATGCTGATTGTTTTATTGGCTCTAACCATGTGCCTAGTTGCTATTTTAATACAGCTCTCACAGCTTCCTTCTGAGCATTCTGCAAAGTTAGGACACGTCGCTTTAGCTTTACTCACCATTGTTTCTGCATGGCTTTTTATGCATACCGTTTTTGCTCTACATTATGCTCATGATTTTTACATGGCTTTATCTAGAAATGAAGAAAACGGTGGTTTAGATTTCCCAGGAACAAAACAGCCCACCTACCCTGATTTTCTATATTTTAGTTATATCATTGGGACTTCTGCTCAAACTGCCGATGTTTCGATAACCACCAAACATATGCGTCTTTTAAACTTATTTCACGCAGTGTTATCTTTTGGGTTTAATACCACCATTTTAGCGATCTGTATTAACGTTGCTGCTGGCTTTATTACTAACTAA
- a CDS encoding glutathione S-transferase family protein, with the protein MSLKLYTNKESRGVVIDWLLVELGVECERIEVEYKTEMKTPEYLKINPFGKVPVLVDGDVVIYELGAICAYLADKFFDKGLAPALDDPKRGLYYRWLFVMAGPWEAAGVDKALGIDVSPEQKMFVGYGDYNDAYKALVLGLSEANPYVCGEQFTAADVSVGAMLLWQLKMGAIESHPAITRYVETIKLREGLKQSTMGSLL; encoded by the coding sequence ATGAGCCTTAAACTTTATACTAACAAAGAATCACGTGGTGTTGTGATCGACTGGCTTTTAGTCGAATTAGGTGTTGAGTGTGAACGTATTGAAGTCGAATACAAGACTGAAATGAAAACACCAGAATATCTAAAAATTAACCCTTTTGGGAAAGTGCCAGTATTGGTAGATGGTGATGTCGTGATTTATGAGTTAGGTGCAATCTGTGCTTATCTGGCTGATAAATTTTTCGATAAGGGATTAGCTCCTGCACTAGATGATCCTAAACGTGGTTTGTACTATCGCTGGTTATTTGTGATGGCAGGTCCATGGGAAGCTGCTGGTGTTGATAAAGCTCTCGGAATAGATGTGTCGCCTGAGCAAAAAATGTTTGTGGGTTATGGTGATTACAACGATGCTTACAAAGCTTTAGTACTAGGGCTTAGTGAAGCAAATCCGTATGTGTGTGGCGAACAATTTACTGCTGCAGATGTAAGTGTCGGAGCAATGCTGTTATGGCAATTGAAAATGGGTGCGATTGAATCCCATCCTGCCATTACGCGTTATGTTGAAACTATCAAACTACGCGAAGGCTTAAAACAAAGCACTATGGGTTCATTGTTGTAA
- a CDS encoding YafY family protein: protein MSRSIRLLNLLQQLREARYPITAQVLAERLGISVRSIYRDIDSLREQGVAIEASAGIGFQLKEDIVLPPMTLNENEVEAIFLALYWLKSVPDQALQSASTSILAKLNSVLPEHRQYLLQQTTLRAFNTWLPVDENQVEQVRLAIRQQVKISMHYHDEQQRSSVRTLWPFALGYFNDKIVLAAWCELRQDFRHFRIDRIQQLSLSQELYPSFKQQLFQQWWAQESQTTDKN from the coding sequence ATGAGTCGTTCTATTCGTCTATTAAATCTTTTACAACAACTTCGCGAAGCGCGTTACCCAATCACCGCACAAGTTCTCGCTGAGCGTCTTGGAATTAGTGTCCGAAGTATCTATCGGGATATCGATAGTTTACGTGAACAAGGGGTAGCCATTGAGGCATCGGCAGGTATAGGTTTTCAGCTGAAAGAAGATATTGTACTGCCACCAATGACACTCAATGAAAATGAAGTCGAAGCTATTTTTTTGGCGTTGTATTGGTTGAAGAGTGTGCCAGATCAAGCGTTACAATCAGCATCTACATCAATATTGGCTAAATTGAATTCTGTTTTGCCTGAACATCGGCAATATTTGTTGCAGCAAACGACTTTAAGAGCATTTAATACATGGCTGCCTGTCGATGAAAATCAAGTCGAACAAGTACGTTTAGCTATTCGCCAGCAAGTCAAAATTTCGATGCATTATCATGATGAACAGCAACGAAGTAGTGTCCGAACCTTGTGGCCTTTTGCCTTGGGATATTTTAACGACAAAATTGTGTTGGCTGCATGGTGTGAACTCAGGCAGGATTTTAGACATTTTAGAATCGACCGTATTCAACAGCTGAGTTTAAGCCAAGAATTATATCCATCATTTAAGCAACAACTATTTCAACAGTGGTGGGCACAAGAATCGCAGACTACTGACAAAAACTGA
- a CDS encoding HAD-IA family hydrolase, with protein sequence MSLKTELVIFDWDGTLYNSVGQIVASLQHAAEQHELPLTDEAAKSIIGLGLPEVMQTLFPEAPELHDSILKAYGDHYIANSTNDAWFDGVAELLHDLKAQGLKLAVATGKNRRGLDRVIAKTQSTHLFDVTRAANETRSKPDPLMLQEILTVTGVSVERAVMIGDSSYDLEMAQRLNMPRIGVGYGVHSVEVLQQFQPLTIAKDVQELHHFLKGYAQLPAVDLV encoded by the coding sequence ATGAGTCTAAAAACCGAATTAGTTATTTTCGACTGGGATGGGACTTTATATAACTCTGTTGGACAGATTGTTGCTAGCTTGCAACATGCTGCAGAACAACATGAATTGCCTTTAACCGATGAAGCAGCAAAAAGTATTATTGGTTTAGGCTTGCCTGAAGTTATGCAAACCCTATTTCCAGAAGCACCTGAGTTACATGACTCAATTTTAAAAGCATATGGTGATCACTATATTGCTAACTCTACAAATGATGCATGGTTCGATGGTGTTGCTGAGCTTTTACATGATTTAAAAGCGCAAGGTTTAAAACTTGCAGTCGCGACGGGTAAAAACCGTCGTGGGCTAGATCGTGTAATCGCAAAAACACAGAGTACTCATCTTTTTGATGTGACTCGAGCGGCCAATGAAACTCGATCGAAACCAGATCCACTCATGTTGCAAGAGATATTAACAGTCACTGGTGTGAGTGTTGAACGTGCGGTAATGATTGGTGATAGTAGCTATGATCTTGAGATGGCTCAGCGGTTAAACATGCCGCGTATTGGTGTTGGCTATGGCGTGCATTCGGTTGAAGTGCTACAACAGTTCCAGCCTTTAACCATTGCCAAAGATGTTCAAGAGCTTCATCATTTCTTAAAGGGTTATGCTCAGTTACCTGCTGTAGATCTAGTTTAA
- a CDS encoding RluA family pseudouridine synthase: protein MNSTQQWQSVTWFEVDEHQAGQRIDNFLFSRLKGVPKSRIYRLIRESQVRVNKKRVKAETKLEIGDQIRVAPIRYEQKDETAAPVSDSVAQGLLSRVVYEDEGLLVVNKPSGIAVHGGSGMAYGLIEALRAATGKKYLELIHRIDRDTSGLVMISKKRSTLKQLQDMLREHKIRKTYAAIVKGQVSLDKQLIDAPLLRYELANGERRVRVTKDGKPSKTEWVVAERFKNATLIHASPLSGRTHQIRVHGLSIGHPLIGDDKYGHTTAYTGPEARRLCLHAMRLDIPGYPPIEAPLPEDMTQLLKALRVAK from the coding sequence ATGAATTCTACACAGCAATGGCAAAGTGTCACTTGGTTTGAGGTGGATGAACATCAAGCAGGGCAGCGAATTGATAATTTCCTGTTCTCGCGTTTAAAAGGTGTACCTAAAAGTCGTATTTATCGTTTGATTCGTGAAAGTCAGGTTCGAGTAAATAAAAAACGTGTAAAAGCTGAGACTAAACTTGAGATTGGCGACCAGATTCGTGTTGCTCCAATTCGTTACGAACAAAAAGATGAAACAGCCGCTCCTGTCAGTGACAGTGTGGCACAAGGCTTATTAAGCCGTGTGGTGTATGAGGATGAAGGTCTATTAGTTGTTAACAAGCCTTCAGGCATTGCTGTCCATGGTGGTAGTGGTATGGCATATGGTCTGATTGAGGCATTACGTGCAGCGACGGGCAAAAAATATTTAGAACTTATTCATCGTATTGACCGTGATACTTCAGGTCTGGTCATGATTAGTAAAAAACGTAGCACATTAAAACAACTACAAGATATGTTGCGTGAGCACAAAATTCGTAAAACTTATGCTGCGATTGTTAAAGGTCAAGTGAGCTTAGATAAACAGCTGATTGATGCACCTTTATTGCGATATGAGTTGGCAAATGGCGAACGTCGTGTGCGTGTGACTAAAGATGGCAAACCAAGTAAAACTGAATGGGTTGTAGCAGAGCGCTTTAAAAATGCAACATTGATCCATGCATCACCTTTGTCAGGTCGTACTCATCAGATTCGTGTGCACGGTTTAAGCATTGGACACCCGCTGATTGGTGACGATAAATATGGACATACGACTGCGTACACTGGCCCTGAAGCACGCCGTCTATGTTTACATGCGATGCGTTTAGATATTCCGGGTTATCCACCGATTGAAGCACCGTTGCCAGAAGACATGACCCAGTTATTAAAGGCTTTGAGAGTGGCAAAATGA